From one Conexibacter woesei Iso977N genomic stretch:
- a CDS encoding diacylglycerol/lipid kinase family protein — protein MPRPLALLVNPSAGGGRALKALPAVEAELQRLGLTYRVVQTESVRHAKELAVAAAAAGETVVPLSGDGLVGAVAAALRHHDGALMGVLPGGRGNDFCRTVGIPRDPVAACAVLAGGVPTPVDLGEVVSGSHDPQTFIGIASLGFDSEANRVANAAPAALGPLVYAYGALRALATFRPATFDVAVDRERRTFSGWSVGACNTRFYGGGMKAAPDARLDDGQLDVMMASPRSRTEFLTKILPGVFKGTHTQLKSITMMRGAEVRIAADRPFTVYADGDPIGELPATIRAVPGAIQVLLPAA, from the coding sequence ATGCCGCGCCCCCTCGCCCTGCTCGTGAACCCCTCGGCCGGAGGTGGACGCGCGCTCAAGGCACTCCCGGCCGTCGAGGCCGAGCTGCAGCGGCTCGGGCTGACCTACCGCGTCGTGCAGACCGAGTCGGTCCGCCACGCCAAGGAGCTGGCGGTCGCGGCTGCTGCGGCCGGCGAGACGGTCGTCCCGCTGTCCGGCGACGGCCTCGTCGGCGCGGTCGCGGCGGCGCTGCGCCACCACGACGGCGCGCTGATGGGCGTCCTGCCCGGCGGCCGCGGCAACGACTTCTGCCGGACCGTCGGGATCCCGCGCGACCCGGTCGCGGCGTGCGCGGTCCTGGCCGGCGGCGTGCCGACGCCGGTCGACCTCGGCGAGGTCGTCTCCGGCTCGCACGACCCGCAGACGTTCATCGGGATCGCCTCGCTGGGCTTCGACTCCGAGGCCAACCGCGTCGCCAACGCCGCCCCCGCCGCGCTCGGCCCGTTGGTGTACGCCTACGGCGCGCTGCGGGCGCTGGCGACCTTCCGCCCCGCCACGTTCGACGTCGCCGTCGACCGCGAGCGGCGGACGTTCAGCGGCTGGTCGGTCGGGGCGTGCAACACGAGGTTCTACGGTGGAGGCATGAAGGCCGCACCGGACGCCCGCCTCGACGACGGGCAGCTCGACGTCATGATGGCGTCGCCGCGCTCGCGCACCGAGTTCCTGACCAAGATCCTGCCGGGCGTCTTCAAGGGCACGCACACGCAGCTGAAGTCGATCACGATGATGCGCGGCGCCGAGGTCCGGATCGCCGCCGATCGCCCGTTCACGGTCTACGCCGACGGTGACCCGATCGGCGAGCTGCCCGCGACGATCAGGGCGGTGCCGGGCGCGATCCAGGTGCTGCTGCCCGCGGCATGA
- a CDS encoding ABC transporter ATP-binding protein yields the protein MSTSGAATVEFDHARKVYDDAEHPAITDFSLEVPAGELTIFIGPSGSGKTTAMRLVNRMIELTSGDVRVDGVSVTDRPAAELRRGIGYAIQQIGLFPHLTVAENIGTVPKLLGWDDKKIAKRSEELLELVSLEPAMARRYPAQLSGGQRQRVGVARALAADPPLLLMDEPFGAIDPINRNRLQEEFRKLQADLGKTVIFVTHDIDEALKLGHHIAVIRPGGVLAQFATPEELVAAPADDFVKEFVGVDRMVARLEWLQEVREARRA from the coding sequence GTGAGCACGTCTGGCGCAGCAACGGTCGAGTTCGACCACGCCCGGAAGGTCTACGACGATGCCGAGCACCCGGCGATCACGGACTTCTCGCTGGAAGTGCCGGCCGGCGAGCTGACGATCTTCATCGGCCCGTCGGGCTCCGGCAAGACGACCGCGATGCGGCTCGTCAACCGCATGATCGAGCTGACCTCGGGCGACGTCAGGGTCGACGGCGTCTCGGTCACCGACCGCCCGGCCGCCGAGCTGCGGCGCGGCATCGGCTACGCGATCCAGCAGATCGGCCTGTTCCCGCACCTGACGGTCGCCGAGAACATCGGGACGGTCCCGAAGCTGCTGGGCTGGGACGACAAGAAGATCGCCAAGCGCTCCGAGGAGCTGCTGGAGCTCGTCTCGCTCGAGCCCGCGATGGCCAGGCGCTACCCCGCGCAGCTCTCCGGCGGCCAGCGCCAGCGCGTCGGCGTCGCCCGCGCCCTGGCGGCCGACCCGCCGCTGCTGCTGATGGACGAGCCGTTCGGCGCGATCGACCCGATCAACCGCAACAGGTTGCAGGAGGAGTTCCGCAAGCTCCAGGCCGACCTCGGCAAGACCGTCATCTTCGTCACCCACGACATCGACGAGGCGCTCAAGCTCGGCCACCACATCGCGGTCATCCGCCCCGGCGGCGTGCTGGCGCAGTTCGCGACGCCCGAGGAGCTGGTCGCCGCGCCCGCCGACGACTTCGTCAAGGAGTTCGTCGGCGTCGACCGCATGGTCGCCCGCCTGGAGTGGCTCCAAGAGGTTCGCGAGGCGCGCCGCGCGTGA
- a CDS encoding HAD-IIA family hydrolase: MSDHPDLSPLLAEYAYVLLDLDGCVYVGEDAVPGSAEAVAALRAGGIGVAFVTNDARRSGEEYVRKLWGLGLQASLEEVVTVGGAIQHVLAETERWRSAYVVGAPVIHRHVQDAGLRVVNGLDVPAPDVVVVAAHDHFSYDELRGATQAVLAGAELVTAGRDPVFPTADGLWPGTGAVVAAVEAATGAVAINCGKPAAQPFLTAMERLGGPLGSAPRQSAAERLAAAPGSAPPAPPKALVVGDRLDSDLAGAHAAGLDAAIVLTGATNEAEARAATDPAPVAIAASLAELVLG, encoded by the coding sequence GTGAGCGACCACCCTGACTTGTCTCCGCTGCTGGCGGAGTACGCCTACGTGTTGCTCGACCTCGACGGCTGCGTCTACGTCGGCGAGGACGCGGTGCCCGGCTCGGCCGAGGCGGTCGCCGCGCTGCGCGCCGGAGGGATCGGCGTCGCGTTCGTGACCAACGACGCGCGCCGCTCGGGCGAGGAGTACGTCCGCAAGCTCTGGGGCCTCGGGCTGCAGGCGTCGCTGGAGGAGGTCGTGACGGTCGGCGGCGCGATCCAGCACGTCCTGGCCGAGACCGAGCGCTGGCGGTCGGCCTACGTGGTCGGCGCGCCGGTCATCCACCGCCACGTCCAGGACGCGGGGCTGCGCGTCGTCAACGGCCTCGACGTGCCCGCGCCCGACGTCGTGGTCGTCGCCGCCCACGACCACTTCTCCTACGACGAGCTGCGCGGCGCGACCCAGGCGGTCCTGGCCGGCGCCGAGCTGGTGACCGCCGGGCGCGACCCGGTCTTCCCGACGGCGGACGGGCTGTGGCCCGGGACCGGCGCGGTCGTCGCCGCGGTCGAGGCGGCGACGGGTGCCGTCGCGATCAACTGCGGCAAGCCCGCCGCCCAGCCGTTCCTGACCGCGATGGAGCGCCTCGGCGGTCCGCTCGGCAGCGCCCCGCGCCAATCGGCGGCCGAGCGCCTCGCCGCCGCTCCGGGGTCGGCGCCGCCCGCGCCGCCCAAGGCGCTGGTCGTCGGCGACCGCCTCGACTCCGACCTCGCGGGCGCCCACGCCGCGGGCCTGGACGCCGCGATCGTCCTGACCGGCGCGACGAACGAGGCCGAGGCCCGCGCGGCCACCGATCCGGCGCCGGTCGCGATCGCCGCCTCGCTGGCCGAGCTGGTCCTGGGCTGA
- a CDS encoding DUF4097 family beta strand repeat-containing protein: MSTIRIVLFAALGLLVLSGLAFAASEALHRDRTSLATVVSPVHRIVIDSDNGDVNVSAGLTGDVVIHRHDAWLVDRPDVRERYHDGVLEIDTNCGHLKAVLRCRSNLSIDAPPEVDVAIRTKSGDVSLRGLQGRADIETDSGNIDTHRLEPVTVKATTDAGDVSLDLFGSPTRTEARSDAGDVQVTVPYGMYRVDANADGGGNVKVDGVIRDDLAPQAIDATTDVGNITVRAR, from the coding sequence TTGTCCACGATCCGGATCGTCCTCTTCGCCGCGCTGGGCCTGCTCGTCCTGTCCGGGCTCGCGTTCGCGGCCTCGGAGGCGCTGCACCGCGACCGGACGTCGCTCGCGACGGTCGTCTCGCCCGTCCACCGGATCGTCATCGACTCCGACAACGGGGACGTCAACGTCAGCGCCGGCCTGACCGGCGACGTCGTCATCCACCGCCACGACGCGTGGCTCGTCGACCGCCCCGACGTGCGCGAGCGCTACCACGACGGCGTGCTGGAGATCGACACCAACTGCGGCCACCTCAAGGCCGTGCTGCGCTGCCGCTCGAACCTCAGCATCGACGCGCCGCCCGAGGTCGACGTCGCGATCAGGACGAAGTCCGGCGACGTCAGCCTGCGCGGCCTGCAGGGCCGGGCCGACATCGAGACCGACTCGGGCAACATCGACACCCACCGCCTTGAGCCCGTCACCGTCAAGGCGACGACCGACGCGGGCGACGTGTCGCTCGACCTCTTCGGCTCGCCGACGCGCACCGAGGCCAGGTCCGACGCGGGCGACGTCCAGGTGACCGTGCCCTACGGGATGTACCGCGTGGACGCCAACGCCGACGGCGGCGGCAACGTCAAGGTCGACGGCGTCATCCGCGACGACCTCGCGCCGCAGGCGATCGACGCCACGACCGACGTCGGCAACATCACGGTCCGGGCGCGCTAG
- a CDS encoding type 1 glutamine amidotransferase codes for MADRTLRVCALYPDLMNIYADRGNMLMLERRCGWRGIGFELTAASLGDAVDPGAHDLFYLGGGQDRDQQLCAQDLYDTKRDALHAAAARGAVVLGICGGIQLLGDHYELGDETVPGIGLVDLVTKRAIDGSRLIGNVAIEVELEGLDGPRVLAGFENHGGRTMLGAGERPLGKVLKGHGNDGRSGFEGVIKGNVIGTYLHGPLLPKNAWFADWLLATSLGLAPGDLAPLDDALEDAAHASARRAAGL; via the coding sequence GTGGCTGACCGGACCCTGCGCGTCTGCGCGCTCTACCCCGACCTGATGAACATCTACGCCGACCGCGGCAACATGTTGATGTTGGAGCGGCGGTGCGGGTGGCGCGGGATCGGCTTCGAGCTGACCGCGGCGAGCCTCGGCGACGCCGTCGACCCCGGCGCGCACGACCTCTTCTACCTCGGCGGCGGCCAGGACCGCGACCAGCAGCTCTGCGCCCAGGACCTCTACGACACCAAGCGCGACGCGCTGCACGCGGCGGCCGCCCGCGGCGCCGTCGTGCTCGGCATCTGCGGCGGGATCCAGCTGCTCGGCGACCACTACGAGCTGGGCGACGAGACCGTGCCCGGGATCGGGCTGGTCGACCTCGTCACCAAGCGCGCGATCGACGGCTCGCGGCTGATCGGCAACGTCGCGATCGAGGTGGAGCTCGAGGGCCTCGACGGCCCGCGCGTCCTGGCGGGCTTCGAGAACCACGGCGGCCGCACGATGCTCGGCGCCGGCGAGCGGCCGCTGGGCAAGGTGCTCAAGGGCCACGGCAACGACGGCCGCTCCGGCTTCGAGGGCGTCATCAAGGGCAACGTGATCGGCACCTACCTGCACGGGCCGCTGCTGCCCAAGAACGCGTGGTTCGCCGACTGGCTGCTGGCGACGTCGCTGGGCCTCGCGCCGGGCGACCTGGCGCCGCTCGACGACGCGCTGGAAGACGCGGCGCACGCCTCGGCGCGCCGCGCGGCCGGGCTCTAG
- a CDS encoding Mur ligase family protein produces MSLLSVKLAAARAAGAVSRRAGRGGTSLPGKLLLRLEPGAVGSLAARLSNGSAVISATNGKTTTAAMVASILERGGHTLVHNRAGANMAGGIAGTLLEAAGPRATLRGDTGLFEIDEFWLDRLVPQIRPRALLLANLFRDQLDRYGELDTIADRWAAVVATGDAQTLVLNADDPLVADLGRDRDGVVYFGVEDPSVALEGMAHAADSKHCRRCGAPYTYDFVFLGHLGHYHCDACGATRPAPSVAAERVVLDGLRGARVTLRLPSTTVEVALPLPGLYNVYNALAAAALSTALGASPDEIVAGLEATAAAFGRAETVSLGGRDLLLLLVKNPAGANEVLRTLALEDGEHDVLAVLNDHVADGRDVSWVWDADFELLAGRLARVVCSGTRAAELALRFKYAGVPEERLVVEPSLPAALDRAVAGGSGRLVAIPTYTAMLALRQELVARGAARGSFG; encoded by the coding sequence ATGAGCCTGCTGTCCGTCAAGCTCGCGGCGGCGCGCGCGGCGGGCGCGGTGTCACGGCGCGCGGGCCGCGGCGGCACGTCGCTGCCGGGCAAGCTGCTGCTGCGCCTGGAGCCGGGCGCGGTCGGGTCGCTGGCCGCGCGCCTGTCCAACGGCAGCGCGGTGATCTCCGCGACCAACGGCAAGACGACGACGGCCGCGATGGTCGCCTCGATCCTGGAGCGCGGCGGGCACACGCTCGTCCACAACCGCGCGGGCGCCAACATGGCCGGCGGGATCGCCGGCACGCTGCTGGAGGCCGCGGGCCCGCGCGCGACGCTGCGCGGCGACACCGGCCTGTTCGAGATCGACGAGTTCTGGCTCGACCGGCTCGTCCCCCAGATCAGGCCGCGGGCGCTGCTGCTGGCCAACCTCTTCCGCGACCAGCTCGACCGCTACGGCGAGCTGGACACGATCGCCGACCGCTGGGCGGCCGTCGTCGCCACCGGCGACGCGCAGACGCTGGTGCTGAACGCCGACGACCCGCTCGTCGCCGACCTCGGCCGCGACCGGGACGGCGTCGTCTACTTCGGCGTCGAGGACCCGTCGGTCGCGCTGGAGGGCATGGCGCACGCCGCGGACTCCAAGCACTGCCGCCGCTGCGGCGCGCCCTACACGTATGACTTCGTGTTCTTGGGGCACTTGGGCCACTACCACTGCGACGCCTGCGGCGCGACGCGGCCGGCGCCGTCGGTCGCCGCCGAGCGCGTGGTCCTCGACGGGCTGCGCGGCGCGCGCGTGACGCTGCGCCTGCCGAGCACGACCGTCGAGGTCGCGCTGCCGCTGCCCGGCCTCTACAACGTGTACAACGCGCTGGCCGCCGCGGCGCTCAGCACCGCTCTGGGTGCCTCACCGGACGAGATCGTCGCGGGGCTGGAGGCGACCGCCGCGGCCTTCGGGCGCGCCGAGACCGTGTCGCTCGGCGGGCGCGACCTGCTGCTGTTGTTGGTGAAGAACCCGGCGGGCGCCAACGAGGTGCTGCGGACGCTCGCGCTGGAGGACGGCGAGCACGACGTCCTCGCGGTGCTGAACGACCACGTCGCCGACGGCCGCGACGTCTCGTGGGTCTGGGACGCGGACTTCGAGCTGCTCGCCGGCCGCCTGGCGCGCGTCGTCTGCTCGGGCACGCGCGCGGCCGAGCTGGCGCTGCGCTTCAAGTACGCCGGGGTGCCGGAGGAGCGGCTGGTCGTCGAGCCGTCGCTGCCCGCCGCGCTGGACCGCGCGGTCGCCGGCGGGTCCGGGCGGCTCGTGGCGATCCCGACCTACACGGCGATGCTCGCGCTGCGCCAGGAGCTGGTCGCGCGCGGCGCGGCGCGGGGGTCGTTCGGATGA
- a CDS encoding ABC transporter permease: MIAQVVLHQRDSRHLDCVQNNGVCPSWIVHHFHQYLSPLWRHLELTLTSVVLGFIIAFALALLAHEKRWLTGPIIGVTGILYTIPSLALFAILIPLTGFGFTTALIPLTTYTLLILFRNIVAGLDNVPADAKDAAIGMGLTDRQLLWKVELPLALPEIIAGLRVATTTNVGLAALAFYAGAGGLGQQILTDITFKSNILTAGILCVLLAFVLDLALVLAQRLLLPWQRVKGATA; the protein is encoded by the coding sequence GTGATCGCCCAGGTCGTCCTCCACCAGCGCGACTCCAGGCACCTGGACTGCGTCCAGAACAACGGCGTCTGCCCGTCGTGGATCGTCCACCACTTCCACCAGTACCTCTCACCCCTCTGGCGCCACCTGGAGCTGACGCTCACCAGCGTCGTCCTGGGGTTCATCATCGCCTTCGCACTCGCGCTGCTGGCCCACGAGAAGCGCTGGCTGACCGGCCCGATCATCGGCGTCACCGGGATCCTCTACACGATCCCGTCGCTGGCGCTGTTCGCGATCCTGATCCCGCTGACCGGCTTCGGCTTCACGACCGCGCTGATCCCGCTGACGACCTACACGTTGCTGATCCTGTTCCGCAACATCGTCGCCGGCCTGGACAACGTCCCGGCCGACGCCAAGGACGCGGCGATCGGGATGGGCCTGACCGACCGCCAGCTGCTGTGGAAGGTCGAGCTGCCGTTGGCGCTGCCCGAGATCATCGCGGGCCTGCGCGTGGCGACCACCACCAATGTGGGTCTCGCAGCGCTCGCGTTCTACGCGGGCGCCGGCGGGCTCGGCCAGCAGATCCTGACCGACATCACGTTCAAGTCCAACATCTTGACCGCCGGGATCCTCTGCGTCCTGCTCGCCTTCGTGCTCGACCTCGCGCTGGTCCTGGCCCAGCGCCTGCTGCTGCCCTGGCAGCGCGTGAAGGGGGCGACCGCGTGA
- a CDS encoding YncE family protein, which translates to MRTALLSAATLVLAALLGGCGGSTPAAQMPARTPAPTASAPAAAGPQAGPAVSPPLARRPAGRVVSVGARPDAVGADVLGRQFAVAVHDPARLVLVGSRTGRVSQRVAVPGAVPRPGDPTPAVFLLQGQLGRDAVAVSSAARPASAAVALGRTFVTVGGEVDVLGRDGPVAHFSTATTAIAAADAATHLAVLSGPRRVLELYDPRTLRRIASVAAPAGATHLATLDDRVYVTDTTGNAVLTYATQPRLHRVAHCALAGAPYAIAVDPIRRILAVTLTAANGLTLIPLTAPTATTTLPTVRQPNALAIDASTSTIAVASPASGTLQLISRHR; encoded by the coding sequence ATGCGGACCGCGCTGCTGAGCGCAGCGACCCTCGTCCTCGCCGCGCTGCTCGGCGGCTGCGGCGGCTCCACGCCCGCCGCGCAGATGCCGGCGCGCACGCCCGCGCCGACGGCCTCGGCGCCCGCCGCCGCGGGGCCGCAGGCCGGCCCGGCGGTCTCGCCGCCGCTGGCGCGCAGGCCCGCGGGCCGCGTCGTCTCCGTCGGCGCGCGCCCGGACGCCGTCGGCGCCGACGTGCTCGGCCGCCAGTTCGCGGTCGCCGTCCACGACCCGGCGCGCCTGGTCCTGGTCGGCTCGCGCACTGGGCGCGTGTCCCAGCGCGTCGCGGTGCCCGGCGCGGTCCCCCGCCCCGGCGACCCGACGCCCGCGGTCTTCCTGCTCCAGGGCCAGCTGGGCCGCGACGCCGTCGCCGTGTCGTCCGCGGCGCGGCCCGCGTCGGCCGCCGTCGCCCTCGGCAGGACGTTCGTGACCGTCGGCGGCGAGGTCGACGTGCTCGGCCGCGACGGCCCCGTCGCCCACTTCTCCACCGCGACGACCGCGATCGCGGCCGCCGACGCCGCGACGCACCTCGCGGTCCTCTCCGGCCCACGCCGCGTCCTGGAGCTCTACGACCCCAGGACGCTGCGCCGGATCGCGTCGGTCGCCGCGCCCGCCGGCGCGACGCACCTCGCGACGCTCGACGACCGCGTGTACGTCACCGACACCACGGGGAACGCCGTCCTGACCTACGCGACCCAGCCGCGCCTGCACCGCGTCGCGCACTGCGCGCTGGCGGGCGCGCCCTACGCGATCGCCGTCGACCCGATCCGCCGGATCCTCGCTGTAACGCTGACGGCCGCCAACGGACTGACGTTGATCCCGCTCACGGCTCCCACCGCCACCACGACGCTCCCCACCGTCCGCCAACCCAACGCGCTCGCCATCGACGCCTCGACCTCCACGATCGCCGTCGCCTCCCCGGCGTCGGGCACCCTGCAATTGATCAGCCGCCATCGGTGA
- a CDS encoding class I SAM-dependent methyltransferase, with protein sequence MSRPVPLGVIWHDIECGNYLEDLPLWRDLAAEADGPVLDVGAGAGRVALDLAVRGFDVVGLDIDAELLEALSARAKQFDVTIETVVADARTFDLGTDRFGLVAVPMQTLQLLPDAAARAEFFVAARRALRPGGHVAIALADALDSFDGETDGLPEPDVGEIAGVQYASLPLAVVDEGDYAAIHRLRKVIGDDSVPEEHDVIRLARVDPVGLADEAEAAAGFEAAELRRIPATDVYVGSTVVVLRG encoded by the coding sequence ATGAGCCGCCCGGTGCCGCTCGGCGTGATCTGGCACGACATCGAGTGCGGCAACTACCTCGAGGACCTGCCGCTGTGGCGCGACCTCGCGGCCGAGGCCGACGGGCCGGTCCTCGACGTCGGCGCGGGCGCCGGGCGCGTCGCGCTCGACCTCGCGGTGCGCGGCTTCGACGTCGTCGGGCTCGACATCGACGCCGAGCTGCTGGAGGCGCTGAGCGCACGTGCGAAGCAGTTCGACGTGACGATCGAGACCGTCGTCGCCGACGCGCGCACGTTCGATCTCGGCACCGACCGCTTCGGCCTCGTCGCGGTGCCGATGCAGACGCTCCAGCTGCTCCCCGACGCCGCGGCGCGCGCGGAGTTCTTCGTCGCCGCGCGCCGCGCGCTGAGGCCCGGCGGCCATGTCGCGATCGCGCTGGCCGACGCGCTCGACAGCTTCGACGGCGAGACCGACGGCCTGCCGGAGCCCGACGTCGGCGAGATCGCCGGCGTGCAGTACGCGTCGCTGCCGCTGGCCGTCGTCGACGAGGGCGACTACGCGGCGATCCACCGCCTGCGGAAAGTCATAGGGGATGACTCGGTGCCCGAGGAGCACGACGTGATCCGCCTGGCGCGGGTCGATCCGGTCGGCCTGGCCGACGAGGCCGAGGCCGCCGCGGGGTTCGAGGCGGCCGAGCTGCGCCGGATCCCGGCGACCGACGTCTACGTGGGCTCGACGGTGGTGGTCCTGCGTGGCTGA
- the dut gene encoding dUTP diphosphatase yields MTAAITTTETLDVRLLHPDAKLPARGRPNDAGYDLSSVEAFTLGPGERRLTATGVAVAIPPHVAGLVTPRSGLAANHGIHPLNSPGLIDPNYRGEIKVALHNASDTHMEIGVGDRIAQLLLVPFWAPRLEVVDELPPSPDDRGADGFGSSGR; encoded by the coding sequence GTGACCGCCGCGATCACGACGACCGAGACGCTCGACGTCCGCCTGCTGCACCCCGACGCCAAGCTGCCCGCGCGCGGGCGACCCAACGACGCCGGCTACGACCTGTCGTCGGTCGAGGCGTTCACGCTCGGCCCGGGCGAGCGGCGCCTGACGGCGACCGGCGTCGCGGTCGCGATCCCGCCGCACGTGGCGGGCCTCGTCACGCCGCGCTCCGGCCTGGCCGCCAACCACGGGATCCACCCGCTCAACTCGCCGGGCCTGATCGACCCCAACTACCGCGGGGAGATCAAGGTCGCGCTGCACAACGCGTCCGACACGCACATGGAGATCGGCGTCGGCGACCGGATCGCCCAGCTGCTGCTGGTCCCGTTCTGGGCGCCGCGCCTGGAGGTCGTCGACGAGCTGCCGCCGTCGCCCGACGACCGCGGCGCCGACGGCTTCGGATCCTCCGGGCGCTAG
- a CDS encoding glycine betaine ABC transporter substrate-binding protein, with translation MRDAIDYLLHSRESVGGGVQVGGSHLWPLLWTHLRVTFEAMVVSIALTLPIALWLGHKGKGQLAASTAANVGRAVPSFAVLVFASTYLGLNAGNLVFAMVLLAIPPIFTNTYVGIRQVDRDVVDAARGMGLSERQLATRVELPLALPLIFGGIRTSVVNVLATATLGPYVGVNTLGVPIINANVHGDAGRLGTALLIALLAIGAELIFSALQRAVTPRGLKLTQENHTPRRIRRMRSRSVVALLVLVLASFGLAACGSDDNNSNTTSSNSAAATTATNAQDASLITKNPDNASKPQVTIGSKNFTEQFILGEIYAQALQAAGYKVKKQLNLGSEQIALRALDSGRVGAYPEYTGTILTSFCRIKDADVSHDADQAYTQAKECMAKRNITAYKQSPFTDSNGFAVTQQTAQRLGNITKLSQLKDKAPTLKVSGPPECQQRVDCLLGLERTYGLHFKKFVSIDIAKRHEVIKNGQTDVGEVFTTDGQIKAQNEVLLQDDKQLFPPYNAVLLATTKVADAAGPDFATTIDKVTAGLTLPVMQELNSRVDLDKQTPAAVAREYLTESHFIK, from the coding sequence GTGAGGGACGCGATCGACTACCTGCTGCACTCGCGCGAGTCGGTCGGCGGCGGTGTCCAGGTCGGCGGCAGCCACCTCTGGCCGCTGCTGTGGACGCACCTGCGCGTGACGTTCGAGGCGATGGTCGTCTCGATCGCGCTGACGCTGCCGATCGCGCTGTGGCTCGGCCACAAGGGCAAGGGCCAGCTCGCGGCCTCGACCGCGGCCAACGTCGGCCGCGCGGTCCCGAGCTTCGCGGTGCTCGTCTTCGCCTCGACCTACCTCGGCCTCAACGCCGGCAACCTCGTCTTCGCGATGGTCCTGCTGGCGATCCCGCCGATCTTCACCAACACCTACGTCGGGATCCGCCAGGTCGATCGCGACGTGGTCGACGCCGCTCGCGGCATGGGCCTCTCCGAGCGCCAGCTCGCCACCCGCGTGGAGCTGCCGCTGGCGCTGCCGCTGATCTTCGGCGGCATCCGGACGTCGGTCGTCAACGTGCTGGCGACCGCCACGCTCGGCCCCTACGTCGGCGTCAACACGCTCGGCGTCCCGATCATCAACGCCAACGTCCACGGCGACGCCGGCCGCCTCGGCACCGCGCTCCTGATCGCGCTGCTGGCGATCGGCGCCGAGCTCATCTTCTCCGCGCTGCAGCGTGCCGTCACGCCGCGCGGCCTCAAGCTCACCCAAGAGAACCACACCCCCAGGAGGATCCGACGCATGCGCTCTCGCAGCGTCGTCGCCCTGCTCGTCTTGGTCTTGGCCTCCTTCGGCCTGGCCGCGTGCGGCAGCGATGACAACAACAGCAACACCACGTCCAGCAACAGCGCCGCCGCCACGACGGCGACGAACGCGCAGGACGCCAGCCTGATCACCAAGAACCCTGACAACGCCTCGAAGCCGCAGGTCACCATCGGCTCGAAGAACTTCACCGAGCAGTTCATCCTCGGCGAGATCTACGCGCAGGCGCTGCAGGCGGCGGGCTACAAGGTCAAGAAGCAGCTCAACCTCGGCTCCGAGCAGATCGCCCTCAGGGCGCTCGACTCGGGCCGCGTCGGCGCGTACCCGGAGTACACGGGCACGATCCTGACGTCGTTCTGCAGGATCAAGGACGCCGACGTCAGCCACGACGCCGACCAGGCCTACACCCAGGCCAAGGAGTGCATGGCCAAGAGGAACATCACGGCCTACAAGCAGTCGCCGTTCACGGACTCCAACGGCTTCGCCGTGACCCAGCAGACCGCCCAGAGGCTCGGCAACATCACCAAGTTGTCGCAGTTGAAGGACAAGGCCCCCACGTTGAAGGTCTCCGGCCCGCCGGAGTGCCAGCAGCGCGTGGACTGCCTGCTCGGCCTGGAGAGGACCTACGGGTTGCACTTCAAGAAGTTCGTGTCGATCGACATCGCCAAGCGTCACGAGGTCATCAAGAACGGCCAGACGGACGTCGGCGAGGTCTTCACGACCGACGGCCAGATCAAGGCGCAGAACGAGGTGCTGCTGCAGGACGACAAGCAGCTGTTCCCGCCCTACAACGCGGTGCTGCTCGCCACGACCAAGGTCGCGGACGCGGCCGGCCCGGACTTCGCGACGACCATCGACAAGGTCACCGCCGGGCTCACGCTGCCGGTCATGCAGGAGCTCAACTCCCGCGTCGACCTCGACAAGCAGACCCCGGCCGCGGTGGCCAGGGAGTACCTGACGGAGTCGCACTTCATCAAGTAG
- a CDS encoding GFA family protein has translation MTTHLTGACLCGGVRYEVTEPLADANYCHCTRCQRRTGTAASANARMRPGSFRVVAGEELIKAYDPGDGGFLKLFCVGCGSALYSEDPADPSVRAIRLGTVDGDPGIRPEKHQRVETAAVWEAIPDDGLPRYASPS, from the coding sequence ATGACGACGCATCTCACCGGGGCATGCCTCTGCGGCGGCGTGCGCTACGAGGTCACCGAGCCGCTGGCCGACGCCAACTACTGCCACTGCACGCGCTGCCAGCGGCGGACCGGCACGGCCGCGTCGGCCAACGCGCGCATGCGGCCCGGGTCGTTCCGCGTCGTCGCGGGGGAGGAGCTGATCAAGGCCTATGACCCGGGCGACGGCGGGTTCCTGAAGCTCTTCTGCGTCGGCTGCGGCAGCGCGCTGTACTCCGAGGACCCGGCCGACCCGTCGGTCAGGGCGATCCGCCTCGGGACGGTCGACGGCGATCCCGGGATCCGGCCCGAGAAGCACCAGCGCGTCGAGACCGCCGCGGTCTGGGAGGCGATCCCCGACGACGGCCTGCCGCGCTACGCCTCGCCGAGCTAG